From a region of the Corallococcus coralloides DSM 2259 genome:
- a CDS encoding septal ring lytic transglycosylase RlpA family protein encodes MRGRTALLLLGMGLFAGCAQRAAKPQSPETSSGGDEGAKVTRREKMPRNYLGEGLASFYGPGLHGRPTASGEKFNQNALTAAHRTARFGTCVKVMNMENGREVEVRVNDRGPFVDGRIIDVSKAAAKQLGMLDKGLARVRLYRCGSDRVSQVPVEFWAVPA; translated from the coding sequence ATGCGAGGACGGACCGCGCTCCTGCTGCTGGGGATGGGCTTGTTCGCTGGCTGCGCGCAGCGCGCGGCGAAGCCCCAGTCGCCGGAGACCTCTTCCGGTGGGGACGAAGGCGCGAAGGTGACGCGCCGGGAGAAGATGCCGCGCAACTACCTGGGTGAGGGCCTCGCGTCCTTCTACGGTCCCGGCCTCCACGGCCGGCCCACCGCCAGCGGAGAGAAGTTCAACCAGAACGCCCTCACCGCGGCGCACCGCACGGCGCGCTTCGGCACGTGCGTGAAGGTGATGAACATGGAGAACGGCCGCGAGGTGGAGGTGCGCGTCAACGACCGCGGCCCCTTCGTGGACGGCCGCATCATCGACGTGTCGAAGGCCGCGGCGAAGCAGCTGGGCATGCTGGACAAGGGCCTGGCGCGCGTGCGGCTGTACCGGTGCGGCAGCGACCGCGTGTCGCAGGTGCCGGTGGAGTTCTGGGCCGTTCCGGCCTGA